From the genome of Bifidobacterium asteroides, one region includes:
- a CDS encoding glycoside hydrolase family 3 C-terminal domain-containing protein yields the protein MEVKDLTVLERASLLSGKSTWATRALKRAGIPSMVLSDGPHGLRRQTGSGDNLGMGKSKPATCFPTAGTVACSWDPELAKTMGQALGSEARSLSVNMVLGPGMNIKRNPLCGRNFEYYSEDPQVAGRMAAGLIEGIQSQGVAATPKHFAMNSQELRRQASDSVVDERTMRELYLTGFEIAVRQAHPWAIMTSYNMVNGTYANENPHLLKDILRKEWGFDGMVVSDWGGSNSAVAAAANGSSLEMPQAGYDSVRQVAKAVQEGRLDEADLNARAEEVARLAKLTYHSDMDPDGNLTADQIRDHHQVARRIAEGSAVLLVNREGCLPLAAGTRIALVGDMAKTARFQGSGSSKVNAAKQESMLDLLRQGNGDGLELASYSQGYERHGEKNQSLIDQAVAAAGQADVIVACVGLDERSESEGLDRSHMDIPSNQVDLIKALGATDKPLVVVLVAGSPVTTDWIDQCDAVLYIGLSGQAGASATLNILTGRVNPSGHLAETWPKSYADCPSADWYPDPAHESIYREGPFVGYRYYLTADVEERFPFGYGLSYAHFAYADLSVDDKGATFTLTNDSDRQGATVPQLYVQAPKGGVLRPVRELKGFKKVRLEAGQSTKVRIDFDQMTFRHFDTASNSWQVESGDWTIMIGSDARSMELSEHLKVQGTVDPQSPDPALGAYLTGRVKEVDDDAVTALFGHPVVRQGAVKTFGVNDPLSSWKDSRSALARFVANFLAKSESRHEAKTGNPDLNTLFLLNMPPRAMAKMTNGLIDTAMVEAIMRIPNGHLWRGLGGFIAGFFRNMSANRRTGKELNHE from the coding sequence ATGGAAGTCAAGGATCTGACAGTTCTGGAACGGGCATCGCTGCTCTCCGGAAAATCCACCTGGGCAACCCGTGCCTTGAAGAGGGCAGGCATCCCGAGCATGGTCCTGAGCGACGGGCCGCACGGCCTGCGCCGCCAGACTGGATCAGGGGACAACCTGGGCATGGGCAAGTCCAAGCCCGCCACCTGCTTCCCTACAGCGGGCACCGTAGCCTGCTCATGGGACCCGGAATTGGCTAAGACCATGGGCCAGGCACTGGGTAGCGAGGCCAGAAGCCTGAGCGTCAACATGGTTCTGGGTCCGGGCATGAACATCAAGCGCAACCCCCTGTGCGGCAGAAACTTTGAATACTATTCCGAAGACCCCCAGGTGGCCGGTCGTATGGCTGCAGGCCTGATTGAAGGCATCCAGTCCCAGGGCGTGGCCGCCACCCCCAAGCACTTCGCCATGAACAGCCAAGAGCTGCGCCGCCAGGCATCCGATTCCGTGGTGGACGAGCGCACCATGCGCGAGCTCTATCTGACCGGATTCGAGATTGCTGTGCGCCAGGCCCACCCTTGGGCCATCATGACCTCTTACAACATGGTCAACGGCACCTATGCCAACGAGAATCCCCACCTGCTCAAGGACATCCTGCGCAAGGAGTGGGGCTTCGACGGAATGGTGGTCTCGGATTGGGGCGGTTCCAACAGCGCAGTCGCCGCAGCCGCCAATGGCTCCTCCCTGGAGATGCCCCAGGCCGGATATGACTCCGTGCGACAGGTCGCCAAGGCCGTGCAGGAGGGCCGCCTGGACGAAGCCGACCTGAACGCTCGGGCCGAAGAGGTGGCGCGGCTGGCCAAGCTGACCTACCACTCTGACATGGATCCTGATGGGAACCTGACCGCGGATCAGATACGGGACCACCATCAGGTGGCACGGAGAATCGCCGAGGGATCCGCCGTCCTCCTGGTCAACCGGGAAGGATGCCTGCCACTGGCCGCCGGCACTAGGATCGCCCTGGTCGGGGATATGGCCAAAACCGCCAGGTTCCAAGGATCCGGATCCTCTAAGGTCAACGCAGCCAAGCAGGAAAGCATGCTGGACCTGCTCAGGCAGGGCAACGGCGACGGCCTGGAGCTGGCCTCCTACAGCCAGGGCTACGAACGCCATGGCGAGAAAAACCAGTCTTTGATCGACCAAGCCGTGGCTGCGGCTGGCCAGGCTGACGTGATTGTCGCCTGTGTGGGCCTGGATGAACGCAGCGAATCCGAGGGCCTGGACCGCTCCCACATGGACATTCCCAGCAACCAGGTCGACCTGATCAAGGCCCTTGGCGCGACGGACAAGCCCCTGGTGGTTGTCCTGGTGGCAGGCTCCCCCGTCACCACCGACTGGATTGACCAGTGCGATGCCGTTCTCTATATAGGACTGTCCGGGCAGGCTGGAGCCTCAGCCACCCTGAACATCCTGACCGGCAGGGTCAACCCCTCCGGCCACCTGGCGGAAACCTGGCCCAAATCCTATGCCGACTGCCCCAGCGCCGACTGGTACCCCGACCCTGCGCACGAATCCATCTACCGGGAGGGCCCATTCGTCGGCTACCGCTACTACCTGACCGCCGACGTGGAGGAACGTTTCCCCTTCGGCTATGGCCTGTCTTATGCACACTTCGCCTATGCCGATCTGTCGGTGGACGACAAGGGAGCCACTTTCACCCTGACCAACGACTCGGACAGGCAGGGGGCCACAGTCCCCCAGCTCTACGTCCAGGCTCCCAAGGGTGGCGTGCTCAGGCCAGTCCGCGAACTGAAAGGCTTCAAGAAGGTCAGGCTGGAGGCCGGCCAATCAACCAAAGTCCGCATCGACTTCGACCAGATGACCTTCCGGCACTTCGATACGGCCAGCAACTCCTGGCAGGTCGAGTCCGGCGACTGGACCATCATGATCGGGTCCGACGCTCGCAGCATGGAGCTGAGCGAACACCTGAAAGTCCAGGGCACCGTCGACCCGCAGAGTCCAGACCCAGCCCTGGGCGCCTATCTGACCGGCCGAGTCAAAGAAGTCGACGACGACGCCGTGACAGCGCTCTTCGGTCACCCGGTGGTCCGGCAGGGTGCCGTCAAAACCTTCGGCGTCAATGATCCTCTCTCATCCTGGAAGGACTCCAGAAGCGCCCTTGCCAGGTTCGTGGCCAATTTCCTGGCCAAGAGCGAGAGCCGCCACGAGGCCAAGACCGGCAACCCCGACCTGAACACCCTCTTCTTGCTCAACATGCCCCCCAGGGCCATGGCCAAGATGACCAACGGGCTGATTGACACGGCCATGGTCGAGGCCATCATGCGCATCCCCAATGGCCACCTATGGCGGGGGTTGGGCGGATTCATCGCCGGATTCTTCAGAAACATGTCCGCCAACCGCAGGACCGGAAAGGAGCTCAATCATGAGTAA
- a CDS encoding glycoside hydrolase family 3 C-terminal domain-containing protein translates to MFSVNLSDVVAVLKSLIPQLVVIGVFLVLALLITIAVNKHTVKTVANRKMIHSQSWLVAFVAVVAALATMLLGPLSNLITKSTNKHELQPATVAAARNLAEDIQRESVTMLQNSDGTLPLKSNKVNVFGWASTNPVYGGTGSGSMSADNPTTSLLDGISSAGLKTNKELSDFYTKYRADRPKVEMFAQDWTLPEPTADKYTSKLMDDAKQFSDTAVVVIGRVGGEGADLPKDMRAKDITYHDNDKANPDFKEGQSFLELSKPESDMIAKVASSFNKVVLVYNGANTFNLNFVGQYPQIKSVLWCPPPGQAGFTALGEVLKGKVNPSGKTSDTFVRDLTKTPTYNNFGSFTYTNMDDHKASFTGFTGKPETSTPTFVDYNEGIYVGYRFWETAAKEGLINYDQMVQYPFGYGLSYTTFSQKMGPIHHADGKISFDVTVTNTGAKAGRDTVQTYFEPPYVNGGIEKASANLVSFKKTKTLDPGKSQTITVNFKDEDMASYDADHAKAYVLDQGDYGISIRSDSHRPIQSDTVNIAQTVTYDKSNPRSVDKVAATNRFDDAKGTVTYLSRANHFANYQDAVAAPKSTELPEEAKAHFYNNSNYDPKKFDNDSDKMPTTGAKNNVRLYQLRDKKYDDPMWDKLLDQLNVKDMDSLIAMSGYGTQAVKGIGKIELTDADGPAALNNNFTKVGSLGFPSSTSLACTWNPGLATRYGEMIGTMAHDMDVSGWYAPAFNIHRSAFSGRNFEYFSEDPEINAVMGSNEVAAARSKGVYAFMKHFAMNDQETNRTNMLATWANEQTIREIYLKPFQAAVVKGGAQAAMSSFNYIGTTYVAAYAPLMQDVLRGEWGFRGMVLTDYFGVYGYQNADQLIRNGNDAMLATTEVTNHVKDKSATSVKAMRQASHNILYTVVHGYKYANGDPKVQTPAWQIALYVALVVLALIFLALEYLAFRRFKARRSAVDVGTLSDLADDARKTRAQDPASMESTPSEDSSNQGPTA, encoded by the coding sequence ATGTTCAGTGTCAATCTGAGCGATGTGGTCGCCGTACTCAAGTCGCTGATACCCCAGTTGGTGGTCATCGGCGTCTTTCTGGTACTGGCCCTGCTGATCACGATCGCCGTGAACAAGCACACCGTCAAAACCGTAGCCAACCGGAAGATGATTCACTCCCAGTCCTGGCTGGTGGCCTTCGTGGCTGTCGTTGCAGCCTTGGCGACCATGCTCCTGGGGCCCTTGTCCAACCTGATAACCAAGTCCACCAACAAACATGAGCTACAGCCTGCGACGGTGGCGGCCGCGCGCAACCTAGCCGAGGACATCCAGCGCGAATCCGTCACCATGCTGCAGAATTCCGATGGGACCTTACCCCTGAAGTCCAACAAGGTCAACGTCTTCGGATGGGCCTCGACCAACCCAGTCTATGGCGGCACAGGTTCCGGCTCCATGTCAGCCGACAATCCCACCACCAGCCTGCTCGATGGCATCTCCTCAGCCGGACTGAAGACCAACAAGGAGCTGAGCGATTTCTATACCAAGTACCGGGCAGACCGCCCCAAGGTCGAGATGTTCGCCCAGGACTGGACCCTGCCCGAGCCCACAGCTGACAAGTACACCAGCAAGCTCATGGATGATGCCAAGCAGTTCTCCGACACCGCTGTGGTGGTCATCGGCCGAGTCGGCGGCGAGGGCGCCGACCTGCCGAAGGACATGAGGGCCAAGGACATCACTTATCACGACAACGACAAGGCCAACCCGGACTTCAAGGAGGGCCAGAGCTTCCTCGAGTTGTCCAAGCCTGAAAGCGACATGATCGCCAAGGTCGCCAGCTCCTTCAACAAGGTGGTCCTGGTTTACAACGGAGCCAACACCTTCAACCTGAACTTTGTGGGTCAATATCCGCAGATCAAGTCCGTCCTCTGGTGCCCGCCCCCGGGGCAGGCCGGCTTCACCGCCCTGGGCGAGGTCTTGAAAGGCAAGGTCAACCCTTCGGGCAAGACCTCCGACACCTTCGTGCGCGACCTGACCAAGACACCGACCTACAACAACTTCGGCTCATTCACCTACACCAACATGGACGACCACAAGGCCTCCTTCACCGGATTCACCGGCAAACCCGAAACCAGTACACCCACCTTCGTGGACTACAACGAGGGCATCTATGTGGGCTACCGCTTCTGGGAGACCGCGGCCAAGGAAGGCCTGATCAACTACGACCAGATGGTCCAGTACCCCTTCGGATACGGCCTGTCATACACCACCTTCAGCCAGAAGATGGGACCGATCCATCATGCTGACGGGAAGATCTCCTTCGACGTGACCGTCACCAACACCGGCGCCAAGGCCGGCCGCGACACGGTCCAGACCTACTTTGAGCCCCCCTATGTCAACGGGGGCATAGAGAAGGCCAGCGCCAACCTGGTCTCCTTCAAGAAGACCAAGACCCTGGATCCCGGCAAGAGCCAGACCATCACTGTGAACTTCAAGGACGAGGACATGGCCTCCTATGATGCCGACCATGCCAAGGCCTACGTGCTGGATCAGGGTGACTACGGCATCTCCATCCGTTCCGACTCCCATCGTCCGATCCAGTCCGACACGGTCAACATCGCCCAGACAGTCACCTATGACAAGAGCAATCCCCGCTCCGTCGACAAGGTCGCGGCCACCAACAGGTTCGACGATGCCAAGGGTACGGTGACTTATCTGTCCCGGGCCAACCACTTCGCCAACTATCAGGATGCAGTAGCGGCACCCAAGAGCACCGAACTGCCTGAGGAGGCCAAGGCCCACTTCTACAACAACAGCAACTATGATCCCAAGAAGTTCGACAACGACAGCGACAAGATGCCCACGACAGGCGCCAAGAACAACGTCAGGCTCTACCAGCTGCGCGACAAGAAGTACGACGATCCCATGTGGGACAAGCTGCTGGACCAGCTCAACGTCAAGGACATGGACAGCCTGATCGCCATGAGCGGCTATGGCACGCAAGCCGTCAAGGGCATCGGCAAGATCGAGCTCACCGACGCTGATGGACCAGCCGCCCTGAACAACAACTTCACCAAGGTCGGCTCCCTGGGCTTCCCCTCATCCACCTCCCTGGCCTGCACCTGGAACCCCGGTCTGGCAACCCGCTACGGCGAGATGATCGGCACCATGGCCCATGATATGGATGTCTCCGGCTGGTATGCGCCGGCCTTCAACATCCACCGCAGCGCCTTCTCCGGACGTAATTTCGAGTACTTCTCCGAGGACCCCGAAATCAACGCAGTCATGGGATCCAACGAGGTTGCGGCAGCCCGGTCCAAGGGCGTCTACGCCTTCATGAAGCACTTCGCCATGAACGACCAGGAGACCAACCGCACCAACATGCTGGCCACCTGGGCCAACGAGCAGACCATCCGCGAGATCTACCTGAAGCCATTCCAGGCTGCTGTGGTCAAGGGCGGCGCCCAGGCTGCCATGAGCTCCTTCAACTACATCGGCACTACCTACGTGGCCGCTTACGCGCCGCTGATGCAGGATGTGCTGCGCGGCGAGTGGGGCTTCCGCGGCATGGTGCTGACCGACTACTTCGGCGTCTATGGTTACCAGAACGCCGATCAGTTGATCCGTAACGGGAACGACGCCATGCTGGCCACCACCGAGGTGACCAACCATGTCAAGGACAAGAGCGCCACTTCGGTCAAGGCCATGCGCCAGGCCAGCCACAACATCCTCTATACGGTTGTGCACGGCTACAAGTACGCCAACGGCGACCCCAAGGTGCAAACACCAGCCTGGCAGATCGCCCTCTACGTGGCGCTGGTTGTGCTGGCCCTTATCTTCCTGGCCCTGGAGTACCTGGCCTTCAGAAGATTCAAGGCACGGCGCAGCGCTGTCGACGTGGGCACCCTGAGCGATCTGGCGGACGATGCCCGGAAGACCCGCGCCCAGGATCCGGCCAGCATGGAGTCCACGCCGTCCGAGGACAGTTCCAACCAGGGGCCGACGGCCTGA
- a CDS encoding glycosyltransferase family A protein — translation MTADRKASTNLPVLTFIVPAYNMARHLPTCLDSLLSREEDDLEVIVVNDGSTDASAQVVQSYEARHPRTVHLIDQTNKGHGGAVNTGLAAARGRYVKVVDADDWVDPTSLSLVLDQLRDQSRRTNPVDMVVTNYVYEKEGRKHKRVINFRSVMEPGRVLDWNHLRRFGLAQYMIMHALILRTEVLRQAHTRLPEHTYYVDFIYSYQPLPWVHTLLYLDTNFYHYHTGREGQSVQTSIMIARVSQLLLVNGLMAEATPDPGTVPRGLYRYMIHYLSINCVVTSVFLILSRKPSNYRNKAMLWNRLEHRSPVIASDVRSTLLCRMVNIPGRPGRLAIRLGYKAAEAAMGFN, via the coding sequence ATGACAGCTGACCGCAAGGCCTCCACGAACCTGCCCGTTCTCACCTTCATCGTCCCCGCCTATAACATGGCCCGGCATCTGCCGACCTGTCTGGATTCGCTCCTGAGCCGGGAGGAGGACGATCTGGAGGTCATCGTGGTCAATGATGGGTCCACCGATGCCTCAGCGCAGGTAGTGCAGTCATATGAGGCACGCCATCCGCGCACTGTCCATCTGATCGACCAGACCAACAAGGGCCACGGCGGCGCGGTCAACACCGGCCTGGCAGCCGCCCGAGGTCGCTACGTCAAGGTGGTCGATGCCGATGACTGGGTGGACCCGACCTCGCTGAGCCTGGTCCTGGACCAGCTGCGCGACCAGTCGCGACGTACAAATCCGGTGGACATGGTGGTCACCAACTACGTTTACGAGAAGGAAGGCCGCAAGCATAAGCGGGTCATCAACTTTCGCAGCGTCATGGAACCAGGGCGGGTGCTGGACTGGAACCATCTACGGCGGTTCGGGCTGGCCCAGTACATGATCATGCATGCCCTGATCCTGCGCACCGAGGTGCTCCGCCAGGCACACACCCGCCTGCCTGAGCATACCTACTACGTGGACTTCATCTACTCCTATCAGCCCTTGCCCTGGGTGCACACCCTGCTCTACCTGGACACGAATTTCTATCACTATCACACCGGCCGGGAGGGCCAGTCAGTACAGACCTCGATCATGATCGCCCGGGTTTCCCAACTGCTGCTGGTCAACGGGCTCATGGCTGAAGCGACTCCTGATCCGGGGACGGTTCCCCGTGGGCTCTATCGTTATATGATTCACTATCTGTCCATCAACTGCGTGGTGACCTCGGTCTTCCTGATTCTCTCTCGCAAGCCCAGCAACTATCGGAACAAGGCCATGCTCTGGAACAGGCTGGAACACCGCTCCCCGGTCATCGCCTCCGACGTGCGCTCCACTCTGCTCTGTCGGATGGTCAACATACCGGGCCGGCCGGGCCGCTTGGCCATCCGCCTGGGCTATAAGGCCGCCGAGGCCGCTATGGGCTTCAACTGA